From the Colius striatus isolate bColStr4 chromosome 6, bColStr4.1.hap1, whole genome shotgun sequence genome, the window CTTTAACCTACATTAGCTCCGGGTCCATATGGTAGATGCTGCCTGTGGATCCTCTGCACCAAAACGAGTCCCTATTCTTGCACGCCGCCCTGCTTGTGCCAGATGGTGCCTGGACCAAGTGGCCATGCGTGGGGTGGCTCTGGTTAGCCTAATAAACGTCCAATACAAgtcaaaaatcaaaacacacacatactaACATCTGCTAGAGCCTGCAGTACCCAGCTAGCCTTTCAATACTGAATTAAAgagccccacagcccttctgtTCCCCTAGGTTAGACACTCATTACCATTTATCAAGCACTGATGTTATCTGGCCTCTCATTTTATTTAGTACCGAAGCTATTAGCATCAGATTTGATTTTGACAGTTGACGCTGCTGCTGGTAAAGCCGGGATCTGGCCGGGCGGATCGCTGCAAAATTCCGAGTTCAGCAGCGGCGACACATTCCTTCTCCCCGTTTGTTTACGAGCCCCAGACAAaagagctgctctcctcctcctcgcgCTTCATCTGCCACGCACACGAGGCCGTGTCCGCCGCGGCCACGCACACGCGCGGAGCCGCAACCcgcggggtgacggcagagccCGCTCCGGACGGGGCCAGCCCGAGGGCGGCCGCTTCCCCGCTGCAGCCCCCCGCCACCGCCAGCCCTTGTGCCCCCTCGGCTCCGGCTTTCCCCGCTGCAGCGAGGACCGGCAGAACTTTCCATCGCCTTTTAGCGGCCGCCCCGACTATTTCCTTGGCTtgcctcccctcccagccccccagcTCGCCCGTGCCCACTCGCGTTTGCCGGCGGCGGCCGTGTCCGTGGCTTTTCCCCGCGGCAGCCTCAGCTGCTTTCCCCGCACGCCGGaccaaagctgctttccagcaaaAAGCAGCCGCTTTGGTGCAAACGTGCGGGGAAGCGGGACGGCTGGGGGAGCGTAGGTGGGGTGCACCCTCCAGGTAAGCCAGGTCCCCTcgcttcccccctccccccaaagaCCCTGGGCTGGGAGATTAACGCTGCAACGAAAGACCCTTTGGGAAGGAGCGGGGTGAAGGGCGGCTGGCAGAGGGTCCTCCCAGGTGATCCAACGTCGGAGCGGTCCCGCAGCAGCCTTGCGAGCCGGGCGCTGGCATAAAGGTGGCAAGACCTCATTATCATACAGCTGAGGGTTTATCTCtcccccccaccaccacccctcCGGCCTCCCATCCATTTAACAAGCTGAAATAAAAAGCCACATGAAAGGCCTTCTCTGTGCTTGCCTTTAATGAGGGACACGCGACCCAACAATAAGCGTTCGCTGCAATCAGGCCAAGGGCTTTGCTGGCACACGCCAGACCCCGGCCCGACACCCGcctccaaccccctcccccccacacCGCCCGCCCTCCCCATCCCGAGGCTCCCCCTTTCTCGTGTATTTGGGGGCCGGAGCAGCACTAGGGAAAGCCAAGCTGCCTCCCCGCCGCCCGTTCGGCAGCGACTTCGGACGGGCCACCTCTCGCCGCCactctccccatccctcttgcCCCCATCCCCGGTGGGTCCCGGGAGCACCGCCGGGCCGGGCACCCCCCGGGAGCGAGCGGCTGCGCCccggggagggcggcggggccgTCCCGGGTGCCCGGCTACCGGACAAACACCCGTTTACTTTTACTTTCGCCCCGCGACCAGCCCTCGGTGGGCAGGACAGCCCGGGAAGCAGCCGGGGAAGCAGGAGAAGGGTGAAAACAAGGAACCAACCACACTAAAAATCGCCGTCTTTAAACATTTCATCCCCTATTGTTCGGCCGCTGCGGAGCGGCGTCTGATTTTGGAGGGAACTCTCCCCGTTGCGAGCGCCGTAAATATCCCAACAGATGCTGGGCTCGCCGGTAATCAGCTCTGCTGctcggcggcggcagcagcagggTATTAATGCTGGATATCAGGGCTCTCCACAACAtttggctccttttttttttcctctctctctctttttttttttcccctccctcctccagaaAGATGGAAAAGGGGAGGGATTCGCCCGTGAGTCTGACTGACAGTTTACATAATGAGCCGATGAGGATGCGAGGCAAGTATATAAACAGCTCGAAGGGAAGCAAGTTTCCCATTTAGTGAGCGCGGGGAGCACCGGTTGAAGGAGGAGCGGTTGGTTCCACGGCAAACACTCCCCTCCGCCTCTCCCACCAAAGCCACCCGGCTCTGGAGTTTATAAAGGGCGACGACAGCGATCAGAGGTCGGCGGTTGGCTGCAGGATTAATTCCCAGAAGGAGACGGATCCGCACCTGGATTTTTACCTTCCCGTTTCTGCTGGTGCTTCTCGGGGGAATATTTGGAAGGGCAGGTTGCTCCAAGGAGAATCGTCTCTCTCTTGTCTCCCTCGACCGAGACGTGCTTGCTTATTTGAGGAATACAGGAGGAAAACTAAACCCGCTCAGATCTGGGAGCTCGAATAACACAAGGATGACAGCCTTGCGCATCTTTGGCTTGACGTTTCTGTTAACGATATTGCAGCAGGTAATCGCACATGGCAAACTAAATAAATGATGGTAATAATTAACattaaccccccccccccaaaaaaaaacaaaggtaaaGCGGGTGACGGAAGCAAGCCGGGGTAAGGTCTGATTTGGCTATTTTGTGTGTCTCCCCTTTGTGCAGAGGGTGTCCGGCTCTGGCGTCTTCCAGCTGGAGCTGCACGAATTCGTGAACAGCCACGGGTTCCTGGCCAGCGGGCAGCCCTGCTCCCCCCACTGCAGGACCTTCTTTCGCGtctgtttgaagcattttcAGGCAGTGGTCTCCCCGGGCTCCTGCACTTTCGGCAGCATCATCACCCCGGTTCTGGGAATAAACTCCTTCAGCGTCAAGGATACGGAGAGATTTGACAGCCCCATTAAACTGCCCTTTAACTTCACGTGGCCGGTGAGATTTCCACTTGCAAGCCCGGTTAGCGATGGTGGGGCAGGAGGGCGGCAAGGGAAAGGCGTCCGGCGGCAgcgggctccccagctgcagagtaAACAAACTACTTGCGCCTTTAGACTTACTTCCAGAACTTCctttaaagggggaaaaaaagggggggagggggaagtgaaaaaaagggaaaagcaaaaaaatagcgggggaaaaaaaaagtcgaGGCAAAAGAGCATCCAGCCCAGAAACACTTGGGATAACGAATGTTATTAAGAGGAATAAAAGCAAacggggcggcgggaggggggCACCGGCGGtctgctggagggacagagggaAGCGCATAGCCGCGGGGCAGAGTGCCGGGGCGGGTGCCGAGGGGTGCGGTGGGGTGCCGGGAAGCTGATCTGAAGctgctttctcctctcccctcctcctcctccctcctcctcgcCCCTCGTCCCCTTTTTTCCCTACAGGGAACCTTCTCGCTGATCATCGAGGCCTGGCACGCGCCTGCCAACTACCTGCCCGAAGGTGATTACTGCCGCCCGCCGCCGACAGGGGGCGccctccatcccatcccatcccatccccattcccatccccatcctcccatcccacctcccgatcccattcccatcccatcctctcccatcctcatcccaccTCATTCCCATCCTCCCTAGTCCCATCCCATCGCCATCCCCTCCCATTCCCTCatctcatccccatcccattcCCACCTCCCGATCccatcctccccatcccacccccttCGCCCCCCCGATCCCCTcctcaccccatcccatcccacttcCCCACCCCCTCCATCCCAAAGCGGTTAACAGCCACCCCGGCTCAGCTGTTTATACTATAACTCCCACCGTCAGGAGCCGATTCaaaccccccgcccccccccccgatACCCATCAGGGGCCGCTTTGATTCTGCCCCGGCCTAATCTCCAACACAATTGCGTTTCCTCCGGTTTATTTTTGGCGTGGGAACGCGAGGCGGGCTGTGGTGAGAAAGCCGGGAGGCTGCCAGCGAGCCCCGGCCGccttttcctgtattttacaCCTTGCTCGAATTCCGCCCTTTGGAAAGGAATAATGGCTTTGGGATGTTTTTCTCAGCCGAGAGGAAAAGGATATTTCACGGCAGCCCTCGCTTTCAAAGGCCCCTTCCACCGAGCCCCCCTCGGCCAGCCCTGTGCACGGGGCATTtaccctcacacacacacacacacacacacataggcGAGCAGGGGGGGACCCTCCTCCAGCTGCATGGGTGGGTTTGGTGGCTGCTGACTCAGGGGGCCCGTTGTCCCGTTTAGGCTCCCGCCTGCCCTCCGAGGACTGGCTCATCAGCCAGATGTCGATCCAGCGGTCGCTGTCGGTGGGCGAGGACTGGTCGCAGGACGTGCAGAGCGGCCCCCTGACCCAGCTGCGCTACTCCTACCGCGTGGTCTGCAGCGAGAACTACTACGGAGAGAGCTGCTCGCGCCTCTGCAAGCCCCGCGACGATCGCTTCGGGCACTACGTCTGCGAGGCGGATGGCAGCGTGGCCTGTCTGCCCGGCTGGACCGGCGAGTACTGCACCGTGCGTAAGTGCCTCAGCGCCTTCAGGAGCATCAGCACCTGCTCTGGCTTCCCCAAGCCCCGACTGTGCTACTGGGCGTTAGCGTGGGATAGGGATGACGCCCAAGAGGCCTTTGAGGAAACGCTGCTCCCCCAGGGCATCGGGGAGCTTGTTCAATGAAAGGACACGGGATTCAAAAACATGTTCCCTTGTGCAGTTCCTCCAGCTGGCCTGACCCTGGTTATTAGTGGTCAGTGAAAGGACAAGGcgtgatggacatgagctggaacacaagaagttccacttaaacacgaggagaaacttgtttggtgctgaggtgagggagccctggcccaggctgcccagggagggtgtggaggctcctgctctggaggttcccaaacccacctggacacgttcctgtgtgacctgctggaggggaacctgctttagcaggggcttgggctggatgagctctggagctcccttccagcccccaccactctgtgattcccaaCCAGTCCTTACGACACAGTGGTTCCAACAGTGCTGTAACAAAGCATTGTGCAGGGTTACCCGGTAGGCACTTGGGGTCATGTTTTCATGCTGACCTCTCCACTCCTTGCTGGGAGAAAGAAAGTTGCATGCTGAGGACTTTGCCCCCTTTGGCTGCAGCTACCAATGCTGTGCTTCACCTCCACCAGTGCTCACAGCAACGAGCCAGCAGCTCAAAAAGATCTCAGCTGATATTTCCAAGTCAGCGATACCTATTCCAAAACACCAGCAGCATGCCCACACAAATGCTCCTGTTGCCAGAGGAGGTGAGACAGGTGTGGTGGTGAGGCAGTGGGAATCTTTACTGTGAGCTTGGAGTACTGCTGGGGTTTTGCAAGTCTCTCGTTAGCACAAGACGGCGCTGCCTCCTCTTGCCCCTTTTCTAGCAAGAATCACCAGAGTTCATGTTTGTTGTATAAACAGAAAAACTAAAGGACAACCTATCAAGTGCTGGCTCTCCTTGTGCATTTCCTCCTGCTCCAGAACTCCTTGTACCTAGAGGTTTTTAAACCCAAGCTTTATAAAGGGTATACTCTAGTGCCATGTGTATTTACCTAAACAGTTCTTTATGTTCTCTTTACAGCCATCTGTCTGGCTGGGTGTACCGAACAGAACGGATACTGCAACAAGCCCGGAGAGTGCATGTGAGTAGACAGCAACTGCAACCTGAACTTCAGTTCAAACATCAccttgtaagaaaaaaattcagcctcttaatggggttttttttggggggcttttctttcagctgccGTCCTGGCTGGCAAGGCCGCTACTGCGACGAGTGCATCCCCCACATCGGCTGTCGCCACGGGACGTGTAAAACACAGTGGCAGTGCATATGTGATGAAGGATGGGGTGGCCTCTTCTGTGATCAAGGTTAGTTCTGGAGGTTGTGCTTATGGGTGGCTAGGGCTGCGTGCTCCTCGCTTCTGCACCGAGGAATCTCAGCCACTGCATCTAGAATTTAGCTACTGCAAGGTGCACGGGCATCACTTTGTGCCACCACTTAGTGCCTTGGATACCAAGTCTTGGTTGAAGCTTCATTTGAAAacatccaacccctaccattccatggaAGCTTTTTCATAGCTGCAGTTTTTCCCTCCCAAAGAAGGGGTTTTTCTCTtggggcaaaaaaaacccaacccaacaacctggatgagtgTTGAACAAGGCAAGTTTTCTGCCTGCTCAAACTGAGTTTGACTCAGTCCCTTGTACAGTTATAACAATTTACTAAACAAACAGTTTCCAGCAGCAGTAAACACCATCATTTGGGTCTTCCTTATTTTGCATACAAGGAAGTTAACTCATGTGATAAGTCTGGAGCATGAGAGAAAAAATCATCTAAGCAAGAATGAAAAGTACAGGTTCCATTTTAAGGTACACCAGACCACTTCCACCTATTCAACCCACTGAATCACTGAACTGTAGCCAGCTGAGCAAGTCATGTCCTCAAGGCCATATATGCACTGCTGGCACTGAGACCATGAAGTGCTCAAGGCAAGCTAAGTGTTTTCGAGACAGTTATGGGATTAAGATGGTGAAGGCTGAATTAAGCAGGAAAAGTAGAGTTCCAGATCTagttattatcttttttttctgcttgtagTTATCTATTAACCAGTTGTATTCCAATCACTCTATGGTATTTATAGGGACAATAAAGATTTTCTGCTTATGTGCTATGAACTTGTGTGCTTAACCTCTGACTCAAATCTAAAgaggggggagggaaagggggctGCCAAGCTTGGCTAAACCATTTAGGCAGTTTAAACTACCAACATTCATCGGGAGAGAGCCTGGTAAATAAACAAGGAAAGATTGCTAGTGTTTGTTTAAATCTCCAAGCCAAAACATCTTtgcttcctccccctcctgcctccccagaAGGTGCCTCCAAGCAGGCCATTTCAAGACAGGGCTCGCTGTTGTAGCCTGTGACATCTAGTGCCGTGTCTCTAGGACGATGAACGCTTACTGAGTCCGTTTTTCAGCTTGGCATCTAAACCCCATTGCAGCCAATGGGTTTGTGCACACACAGAAGGGGGGAGAGGGTACCAAAGCACTATGATTTTGGCCAAGTCTCTAAGGAAATACCTACAATCAATGATAAACTGAAACATCTTACTGCCGATAGCCCAGATAACCAACTCCAGTGTTGGGTTTTGTACAAAAAGAGGCCTTCCCCAGCTGCCAAAGATGgaggggtttggtttttgtggtgggtttggtttttttttctaacctgTGGTTAATCTTTGCAGATCTGAACTACTGCACTCACCACAGGCCGTGCAAAAACGGAGCTACTTGCATGAACACAGGCCAGGGCAGCTACACATGCTCCTGCAAACCCGGCTTCACCGGCGTCGACTGCGAGCACGAGATCAGCGAGTGCGACAGCAATCCCTGCAGGAACGGCGGGAGCTGCACGGTAAGGGAGTTTGAAGTGGAAAACCTTTGCTGTGTTGTGAAGCAAGCAAAGCCCAGGATACCTTTTCAGCAATGGTTCTGTAACAAACACACAATGGGAATTTGATAGGACGCAGGTTCATTACCGACGCTCGCAACTACCGTACTGAGCCCTGCCCCAGAGGTGTCAGGGGAGGAAgtctggcacaggaggagatgTATCATCTAGATTAGAACCAGTCAACTGATCCTTGGGTTTCTGTGGCAGCCATTATGAGAGCTTGGCAAGATCCAAGGGTTGGGTGAGGGAGGAGATCTGTGAAAAATAAGCTTCCCAAACCAAGAACATCCCAAGTTCATATAGAAGCATATAACCCAAATGCacagtttgtattttaataGCAAATAACAGGGGAGAAAAGCCTTCTGCTTTCCCCTGTGGGAGTGTAGTGTCAGAGAATGAGGGCAACCAGCTGAAAAGCTTTCTGTGAAACAGTCCTGCATGTTTAGTTTCCTGCAGTCTAGTGTTTCAGTGCTGTTTCGGACCCAGTCAATGATTGGTTCTATCTGTCGGTAAAGACTAGATATCAAATGCAATCTGATGCATGTCTAGATGAAAGCTAATGGCACAAGCTCCCTTCTCCCAAGGCCTTGGACATGCAAGAAGAAACAGTTTTTGCTGGCCTCTAAGTGGCTGGGCTTACCCACAGCAAAGCAACATAAGCCCTTGTCAAGCAAAAACAAGGGGCGCTCGCGGTGAGGATAAATGGCCCCATCACAGCTGTGTAGGTCAACAACGTGCCATTCTGCTCTGGGAGGACATCTCAGGGATCTGTTAGACACTAGTGGTGTTAGTAATGTTTATGTCTAGCTGTAGGCTCCCTGCAGCTCATGTGGCTGCATCCTCCACGCAGCGCTGAGCCGACTCGCAGCTCCCTCCCTCGCAGCCCAGCCTGCAGTTCTTTACTctccaaacctcccttttgccaGCGTCAGGAGAAGGGACGGAGCGGTGCTCGCTGCAGTAAGCAGCCATCATTTGGTGCCATCAAATAACAGCAGCCTGAACATTGTGTTGTGTGTTTGGCAGGATATGGAGAACGGTTACcactgcctgtgcccccccggctaCTACGGCACTCACTGCGAGCACAGCGCCTTGACGTGCGTCGACTCGCCGTGCTTTAACGGGGGCACGTGCCTGGAGAAGGAGCAAGGAGCCAGCTACACCTGCGTCTGCCCTTTCGGCTTCACGGGCTCAAACTGTGAAAAGAAAGTAGACAGGTGCACAAGCAACCCCTGTGCCAATGGTGAGTGTCGTTGGCATCAGAACCATCTCGCCGCCCCCGAACGCGGTGTGCTTTTCAGTGCAGAAGTGATGGAAATCCAATCTGACCTCTACTCTCCCTCCAACCCATTAGTCCCCCCCCCCCAGCTGTATTTCCACATCTGCCCTTGTATTTTAGTCTCTTGCTGGGCAGGGGTGGGTGGTTTCCACTGGCATTCTGTATGCAGCAAAAGGATGAACGGGGGTTACCCCTGTGATGGGGAGAGGGCAGAATTAAGTAAATTGAATGATTAGGTATTTGGGAGgggatagaatcacagaatgtgaagggttggaagggacctcgaaagatcacccagtgcaacccccctgccagagcagggccacctagagtagggcacgcaggaacccatccaggtgggtttggaatgtccccagagaaggagactccacaacccacctgggcagcccctgccagtgctccctcacctccttCACCATTCAATTAGGGAAACTCGAAGGGACATTTAAATGAGCATTTGTATTGTTAAAACAACCTCTCTCTCCTTGAGATAGTGTAAAATCCAGGGAGAGGCTCAGCCTTCTGAGAGCACTGCAGGCTCACTTATTgtcctttgtgtgtgtgttttttccccccctcaccctcccctcaGATGGCAGCTGCTTCTACCTTGGTCAGATTCGTGTGTGTCGTTGTCGGGCCGGTTTCTCTGGTCAGAAATGTGAGATAAACATCAACGATTGTG encodes:
- the DLL4 gene encoding delta-like protein 4; the protein is MTALRIFGLTFLLTILQQRVSGSGVFQLELHEFVNSHGFLASGQPCSPHCRTFFRVCLKHFQAVVSPGSCTFGSIITPVLGINSFSVKDTERFDSPIKLPFNFTWPGTFSLIIEAWHAPANYLPEGSRLPSEDWLISQMSIQRSLSVGEDWSQDVQSGPLTQLRYSYRVVCSENYYGESCSRLCKPRDDRFGHYVCEADGSVACLPGWTGEYCTVPICLAGCTEQNGYCNKPGECICRPGWQGRYCDECIPHIGCRHGTCKTQWQCICDEGWGGLFCDQDLNYCTHHRPCKNGATCMNTGQGSYTCSCKPGFTGVDCEHEISECDSNPCRNGGSCTDMENGYHCLCPPGYYGTHCEHSALTCVDSPCFNGGTCLEKEQGASYTCVCPFGFTGSNCEKKVDRCTSNPCANDGSCFYLGQIRVCRCRAGFSGQKCEININDCARNPCSNGGTCHDLINDYTCTCLPGYSGRNCDIKTRDECASGPCENGGTCYSGLYSASFVCYCPSGFMGNRCELPVYSVPVTLPPKPVPWIAISMGVGLVALLILFCMIAMVIRQMRMHPEQDLETMNNLSDFQKDNLIPASQLKNTNKNKDLEVDCGLEKSNYKPKNHKLDYNLVKDLTSRGTQEEKYYKSEKCLGEKSPLRLHSEKPECRISAICSPRDSMYQSVFVITEERNECIIATEV